From Gemmatimonadaceae bacterium, the proteins below share one genomic window:
- the arfB gene encoding aminoacyl-tRNA hydrolase, with amino-acid sequence MATPELWDDEGRLFVTAAVRIPAAELTVRATRAGGPGGQHVNTSSTRVEVTWNVRQSVALSDDQRARLELRLASKLDASGSIRVVAADTRSQSQNRALALQRLASSLRSALAVPKPRKATKPSRGAKQQRLDSKKRRSAVKRERRWRNEE; translated from the coding sequence ATGGCAACGCCTGAACTCTGGGACGATGAGGGCCGGCTCTTCGTGACCGCCGCTGTGCGCATCCCCGCTGCGGAACTCACCGTGCGCGCCACTCGCGCGGGCGGGCCGGGCGGCCAGCACGTCAACACCTCGTCCACGCGGGTCGAGGTGACCTGGAATGTCCGACAGTCCGTGGCGCTGTCCGATGATCAGCGCGCACGCCTCGAGCTCCGCCTCGCGAGCAAGCTCGACGCGAGCGGATCCATCCGCGTCGTCGCGGCAGACACGCGCAGCCAGTCGCAGAATCGCGCACTTGCGCTCCAGCGGCTCGCGTCGTCGCTACGCAGCGCGCTGGCCGTGCCGAAGCCGCGCAAGGCCACCAAGCCCAGCCGTGGCGCCAAGCAGCAGCGGCTGGACAGCAAGAAGCGGCGCTCGGCCGTGAAGCGCGAGCGCCGCTGGCGCAACGAAGAGTGA
- a CDS encoding outer membrane beta-barrel protein codes for MPSTVPAPIRRVLLLGALAAQPWSTLAAQSSGGTFSVPLSFQVGVPQGEFAENVEVSWGFGLGGMWMVNDYLGLRAGFDLAIYGHDRRRISVPAGAAGTIDLDISTTNAIAGFNLGGQLGVPGPGIRPYVGGLIGISNFSTRTTASGTDSDDDPVASTTNSSDNAFSKIAIGGLYIPMGSSGTVLDLGVRYAWNGESVRYLTRGDISEDAGGNVVLNPRETRADLLTIVIGVSFGRRRAR; via the coding sequence ATGCCATCAACCGTTCCTGCGCCGATCCGGCGCGTCCTGCTCCTCGGCGCGCTCGCCGCGCAGCCGTGGTCAACTCTCGCTGCCCAGTCCTCCGGCGGCACGTTCTCGGTGCCGCTGTCCTTCCAGGTTGGAGTGCCCCAAGGCGAGTTTGCCGAGAACGTCGAGGTCTCCTGGGGCTTTGGCCTCGGCGGGATGTGGATGGTCAACGACTATCTCGGGCTGCGTGCCGGCTTCGACCTCGCGATCTACGGACACGACCGCCGCCGGATCTCGGTGCCGGCGGGCGCCGCCGGGACCATCGACCTCGACATCTCGACCACGAATGCGATTGCCGGCTTCAACCTCGGCGGGCAGCTGGGCGTGCCGGGGCCGGGCATCCGTCCGTACGTCGGAGGCCTGATCGGCATCTCGAACTTCTCCACCCGGACAACCGCGAGCGGGACGGACAGCGACGACGATCCGGTGGCGTCAACGACGAACTCCAGCGACAACGCGTTCTCGAAGATCGCGATCGGCGGTCTCTACATCCCGATGGGCAGCAGCGGGACGGTGTTGGACCTCGGGGTGCGCTACGCCTGGAACGGCGAGAGCGTCCGCTACCTGACGCGCGGCGACATCAGCGAGGACGCCGGTGGCAACGTGGTGCTGAATCCTCGCGAGACGCGCGCCGACCTGCTGACGATCGTGATCGGCGTGAGCTTCGGGCGGCGTCGGGCGCGCTAG